The Anoplopoma fimbria isolate UVic2021 breed Golden Eagle Sablefish chromosome 20, Afim_UVic_2022, whole genome shotgun sequence genome includes a window with the following:
- the LOC129109865 gene encoding G-protein-signaling modulator 1, translating into MAEEGLLERLVITEEGDVTEGVTERGSESRSLVPALSFSGETALKKEEEHTGEAKSGEDMAKCLEEQEGAEKQQTEAEDDQTRGVVGTGEDKPEKFENEGQNRGDSESEGQTHVVMRINEKPEKASDTEDGKAPQKDPQVDIKSLNSSEQQPEGTRNQEEDPKKAHRLTPDFPDTLYELLCTLQEGRRLNDQRCSFRLEGGMRRRRCHSEPNTSKPANRVIFSSMTSLQKEEFFELVATAQARRLDDQRAQLEKAQPPKPKSRGFRGSIKQLSFVKRPAPTPPPAPAPVPKEDLYNMILTTQAQGRLEDQRCRPPGPMDDEDFFSLLLRVQGGRMDEQRTELPCLLQT; encoded by the exons ATGGCTGAAGAGGGGCTGCTGGAGCGTCTCGTCATCACCGAGGAGGGAGACGTGACTGAGGGTGTCACCGAACGGGGGTCAGAGAGCAGATCACTTGTCCCCGCACTGAGCTTCAGCGGTGAGACGGCTctgaaaaaggaagaggaacaTACAGGAGAGGCCAAGAGCGGAGAAGATATGGCGAAGTGTTTAGAAGAGCAGGAAGGAGCAGAGAAACAACAAACCGAAGCTGAGGATGACCAGACAAGGGGGGTTGTTGGGACTGGGGAGGACAAACCTGAGAAATTTGAGAATGAAGGACAAAACAGAGGTGATAGTGAGAGTGAAGGGCAGACACATGTGGTGATGAGGATTAATGAAAAACCTGAGAAAGCCAGTGACACAGAGGATGGAAAGGCTCCACAAAAAGACCCCCAAGTGGACATTAAGAGTTTAAATTCCTCCGAGCAACAACCTGAAGGGACAAGAAATCAAGAAGAGGATCCAAAAAAG GCTCACCGGTTAACTCCTGACTTCCCGGATACCCTGTACGAGCTGCTCTGCACCCTTCAGGAGGGGAGACGGCTCAATGACCAGCGCTGCTCCTTCAGGCTGGAGGgtgggatgaggaggaggaggtgccaCTCTGAGCCCAACACCTCCAAGCCAGCCAACAGAG TCATATTTTCCTCCATGACTTCACTGCAGAAAGAGGAGTTTTTCGAGCTGGTGGCCACCGCTCAGGCTCGCCGTCTGGATGACCAGAGGGCGCAGCTCGAAAAAGCTCAGCCACCGAAACCGAAATCCAGAGGTTTCAGGGGCAGCATAAAGCAACTCTCTTTTGTGAAAAGGCCTGCGCCCACGCCTCCACCAGCACCCGCCCCCGTGCCAAAAGAAGATCTGTATAATATGATTCTCACCACACAA GCCCAGGGCAGACTGGAGGATCAGCGCTGCAGGCCTCCCGGTCCCATGGACGATGAGGACTTCTTCTCCCTGCTCCTGAGGGTCCAGGGGGGACGCATGGACGAGCAGAGGACTGAACTACCCTGCCTGCTGCaaacctga